A genomic window from Acidobacteriota bacterium includes:
- a CDS encoding type II toxin-antitoxin system RelE/ParE family toxin: MTFIETKLFTSLVQQYLSDDEYSALQQALVTKPDAGDVIRGSGGVRKLRWGVAGRGKRGGIRVIYYLRSRQDEIWMLTLYAKNEEDSIPGHVLKKIKEEIDGTV; encoded by the coding sequence CTGACGTTCATTGAGACGAAGCTGTTTACATCTCTGGTACAGCAGTATCTCTCTGACGATGAGTACTCGGCCTTGCAGCAGGCGCTCGTCACGAAGCCGGACGCCGGCGACGTGATTCGCGGCTCCGGTGGGGTCCGCAAGCTTCGTTGGGGTGTCGCAGGCCGCGGCAAGCGTGGCGGGATCCGAGTCATCTACTACCTGAGGTCGCGACAGGACGAGATCTGGATGCTCACGTTGTACGCCAAGAACGAGGAGGACAGCATCCCGGGGCATGTCCTGAAGAAGATCAAGGAGGAGATCGATGGCACTGTCTAA